In Gemmatimonadota bacterium, the following are encoded in one genomic region:
- a CDS encoding valine--tRNA ligase, whose product MGRSPHLCFFSDHPAYSSVAEALPTRLEPSSIEPPLYARARERGAFHVPASRVIEEHAEPYVIVIPPPNVTAILHMGHGLNNTIQDVLIRWRRMQGRASLWVPGTDHAGIATQNAVERVLAAEGKSRHDLGREAFVARVWEFVEKTGGTILDQLGAIGASCDWERTRFTLEPQLSRAVREVFVRLYEKGLIYRGEYIINWCPRCLTALSNEEAEGTEVEGALHRLRYPIARESWEAAAAAAAAGAMAVGRTDAGGWTLTVSTTRPETMLGDTGVAVHPEDARYAPLVGAKVVLPLAEREIPVVADAWVDPEFGTGMVKVTPAHDPNDFEIAKRTGLAFVNVLTPDAFTNDAVPEPFRGLDRFEARTAIVHALEEAGLYGGAEPHRHSIPHCYRCDTVVEPRLSDQWFVRMKPLAEPALRASREGDITFHPDRWTKVYEEWLANIRDWCISRQLWWGHRIPVWTCRAEGCGEAMALREDPSVCPACGSAELEQDPDVLDTWFSSWLWPFSVFGWPDESDDLEAFYPGHTLVTAPEILFFWVARMIMAGYEFKGEAPFRDIFLHGTVRDAKGRKMSKSLGNGIDPLAVVDRFGADALRYTVLSMCGAGTDIHLDHEDLQAAFAPGRNFANKLWNAGRFTLMSVGEDAVLPLTAVEAQLEAADRWILSRLSRTTREMTDGLERFRLHEAVERGHHFFWGDFADWYLELAKGRLRGEEGEESRAVARAVLVHVFDGVLRLLHPLVPFVTEFLWDRIPWPDGAERPESLLVAPWPSPRAELENAEAEAYMGHFQEMITAIRSLRKEYGVGEGARVSLVLTGVAPARRGAIESEKVRLDQLARVGQLDFAEVPPRGAGATAVLRDGTELFLRLDGLVDLDRERSRLREEIRRLEGQLSGTEAKLSNENFVSRAPEAVVEKEREKASTYRDQRDKLRVKLTTLEVK is encoded by the coding sequence ATGGGCCGATCCCCGCACCTTTGCTTCTTCAGCGACCATCCAGCGTACTCGAGCGTGGCCGAAGCCCTCCCCACCCGTCTGGAACCGAGCTCCATCGAACCGCCCCTTTACGCCCGGGCGCGGGAGCGTGGGGCGTTCCATGTCCCGGCGTCGAGGGTCATCGAGGAGCACGCCGAACCGTACGTGATCGTCATCCCACCCCCCAACGTGACGGCCATCCTGCACATGGGCCATGGCCTGAACAACACGATCCAGGACGTGTTGATCCGCTGGCGGCGGATGCAGGGGCGCGCCTCCCTTTGGGTGCCGGGAACCGACCACGCCGGGATCGCCACCCAAAACGCGGTGGAGCGCGTACTCGCGGCCGAAGGGAAGTCCCGCCACGACCTGGGGCGCGAGGCGTTCGTGGCCCGCGTTTGGGAGTTCGTGGAGAAGACGGGGGGGACGATCCTGGACCAACTCGGGGCGATCGGTGCGAGCTGCGACTGGGAACGCACGCGTTTTACGCTCGAGCCGCAGCTCTCCCGGGCCGTCCGCGAAGTTTTCGTCCGCCTGTATGAGAAGGGGCTCATTTACCGCGGCGAATACATCATCAACTGGTGCCCCCGATGCCTCACCGCGCTCTCCAATGAAGAAGCGGAGGGGACAGAGGTGGAGGGGGCGCTCCATCGGCTGCGGTATCCGATCGCGCGTGAGTCGTGGGAAGCGGCCGCGGCGGCCGCGGCGGCGGGCGCGATGGCCGTGGGACGCACCGATGCCGGGGGTTGGACCCTAACCGTTTCCACGACCCGTCCCGAAACGATGCTGGGTGATACCGGGGTCGCCGTCCACCCCGAGGACGCGCGGTACGCGCCCCTCGTCGGCGCCAAGGTCGTCCTCCCGCTCGCCGAACGGGAGATCCCCGTCGTGGCCGACGCATGGGTGGATCCGGAGTTTGGAACCGGAATGGTCAAGGTCACCCCGGCGCACGACCCGAACGACTTCGAGATCGCCAAGCGCACCGGCCTTGCCTTCGTAAACGTTCTCACCCCGGATGCCTTTACGAACGATGCGGTCCCTGAACCGTTCCGGGGGCTCGACCGGTTCGAGGCCCGCACGGCCATCGTGCATGCCCTGGAGGAGGCCGGCCTTTACGGGGGTGCCGAACCCCACCGCCACTCCATCCCGCACTGCTACAGGTGCGATACGGTGGTGGAGCCGCGCCTCTCGGACCAGTGGTTCGTGCGGATGAAGCCCCTCGCCGAGCCGGCCCTCCGGGCCTCGCGCGAAGGAGACATCACCTTCCATCCGGACCGCTGGACCAAGGTTTACGAGGAATGGCTCGCGAACATCCGCGACTGGTGCATCTCGCGCCAGCTCTGGTGGGGCCACCGCATCCCGGTCTGGACCTGCAGGGCGGAAGGGTGCGGGGAGGCCATGGCCCTGCGTGAAGATCCTTCGGTCTGTCCGGCCTGCGGCTCCGCCGAGCTCGAGCAGGATCCCGATGTGCTCGACACCTGGTTCAGCTCCTGGCTCTGGCCCTTTTCCGTCTTCGGCTGGCCCGACGAGAGCGACGACCTCGAGGCCTTTTATCCCGGGCACACGCTCGTGACGGCTCCCGAGATCCTCTTCTTCTGGGTCGCGCGAATGATCATGGCCGGGTACGAGTTCAAGGGGGAGGCCCCCTTCCGGGACATTTTTCTCCATGGGACGGTGCGCGACGCCAAGGGGCGGAAGATGTCCAAGTCCCTCGGGAACGGGATCGACCCCCTCGCGGTCGTGGACCGCTTCGGCGCCGACGCGCTCCGTTACACGGTTCTCTCAATGTGCGGCGCCGGCACGGACATCCACCTCGACCACGAGGATCTCCAGGCCGCCTTCGCCCCCGGGCGAAACTTCGCGAACAAGCTCTGGAACGCGGGTCGCTTCACCCTCATGTCCGTGGGAGAGGATGCTGTCCTCCCCCTCACGGCCGTGGAAGCGCAACTGGAGGCGGCGGACCGCTGGATCCTTTCGAGGCTCTCCCGCACGACCCGGGAGATGACGGACGGGCTCGAGAGATTCCGGCTGCACGAAGCGGTCGAGCGCGGGCACCACTTCTTCTGGGGGGACTTCGCGGACTGGTACCTCGAGCTGGCCAAGGGACGCCTGCGGGGCGAAGAGGGCGAAGAGAGCCGTGCAGTCGCGCGCGCCGTCCTCGTGCATGTCTTCGATGGGGTGCTTCGCCTGCTGCACCCCCTCGTCCCCTTCGTCACGGAATTTCTCTGGGATCGGATTCCCTGGCCGGATGGGGCCGAGCGGCCCGAGTCCCTCCTCGTGGCGCCCTGGCCGAGCCCGCGCGCGGAGCTCGAGAATGCCGAAGCCGAAGCGTACATGGGCCATTTCCAGGAGATGATCACGGCCATCCGCAGCCTTCGGAAGGAATATGGAGTGGGGGAGGGCGCCCGGGTCTCTCTCGTCCTCACCGGCGTGGCTCCGGCGAGGCGAGGGGCGATCGAGAGCGAGAAGGTCCGGCTCGATCAACTCGCGCGGGTTGGACAACTCGACTTCGCGGAGGTGCCGCCCCGTGGCGCCGGCGCGACCGCTGTCCTGCGCGACGGGACCGAACTCTTTCTCCGCCTGGACGGCCTCGTGGATCTCGACAGGGAACGGAGCCGGCTCCGCGAAGAAATCCGAAGGCTCGAGGGCCAGCTCTCGGGGACGGAGGCGAAGCTCTCGAACGAAAACTTCGTGTCCCGGGCTCCCGAAGCCGTGGTCGAGAAGGAACGCGAAAAAGCTTCCACTTACCGGGACCAGCGCGACAAGCTGCGCGTGAAGCTCACCACGCTGGAGGTGAAGTGA
- a CDS encoding HD domain-containing phosphohydrolase, producing the protein MDQTVSIEGRTFYQGLLEAMAQGMGSAKDYLVEHSPRSAVLAHALGARVGMDDHELAELFFGAVLADLGMIGLVEDAWEQPVLVLPPRARDEVQSHPLRSAAGASAIPYLGGSERLIRHHHEWWDGSGYPFNLHGEEIPLGARILRLADTVTALGEPRPQRPALSQEEIRETVRAGAGKEFDPKLAKLWLELDAAGELEPYQRLEYGMLRTHAVEALVPREVPVTSAGVLLELFSSLIDAKDPYTGGHSRRVARLAGTMMDVLGHGQDLQTHARVAGYLHDLGKLSVPSRILRKPDRLAPDENDRVREHARDGARLLEEIPALRAFAPACRYHHEHWDGGGYSEGIGGEDIPLVARVLGICDAYDAMTSTRAYRPALTHETAITEIRTYRKIQFGPQEADAFLSLPSSLFETLESDDVRDFDLLAGALHASHAEHVEGGRGNNPQ; encoded by the coding sequence GTGGACCAGACGGTCTCGATCGAGGGCCGAACATTCTACCAGGGCCTCCTCGAGGCCATGGCGCAGGGAATGGGGTCGGCGAAGGACTACCTCGTCGAACACAGCCCCCGGTCCGCAGTGCTCGCCCATGCGCTTGGCGCTCGGGTCGGGATGGACGACCACGAGCTCGCCGAGCTCTTCTTCGGCGCCGTCCTCGCGGACCTCGGGATGATCGGCCTGGTCGAGGACGCGTGGGAACAGCCGGTTCTGGTCCTCCCCCCCCGCGCGAGAGATGAGGTCCAGAGCCATCCCCTGAGAAGCGCGGCCGGGGCCAGCGCGATTCCGTACCTCGGCGGCTCGGAACGGCTGATTCGCCACCATCACGAATGGTGGGACGGCTCCGGGTATCCCTTCAATCTCCACGGGGAGGAGATTCCGCTGGGTGCGCGAATTCTCCGCCTTGCGGATACCGTGACCGCGCTCGGGGAGCCCCGGCCGCAACGCCCGGCTCTCTCGCAAGAGGAGATCCGCGAGACGGTCAGGGCCGGAGCCGGGAAAGAATTCGATCCCAAGCTGGCGAAGCTTTGGCTCGAATTGGACGCGGCCGGCGAGCTGGAACCCTACCAGCGTCTGGAGTACGGCATGCTCCGAACCCACGCGGTGGAGGCCCTCGTCCCGCGGGAAGTTCCCGTGACTTCTGCGGGCGTTCTTCTCGAGCTCTTTTCTTCCCTGATCGACGCGAAGGATCCTTACACGGGGGGACACTCCCGCCGCGTGGCCCGGCTCGCCGGCACGATGATGGATGTGCTCGGGCACGGTCAGGACCTGCAGACTCATGCGCGGGTAGCCGGTTACCTCCACGACCTGGGGAAGCTCTCCGTTCCCTCGAGGATCCTTCGAAAGCCCGATCGCCTCGCGCCGGATGAGAACGACCGCGTGCGCGAACACGCGCGGGATGGGGCCCGTCTCCTCGAAGAGATTCCCGCGCTCCGTGCTTTCGCCCCGGCCTGCCGCTACCACCACGAGCATTGGGACGGGGGCGGCTATTCCGAAGGGATCGGTGGTGAGGACATCCCTCTCGTCGCGAGGGTCCTCGGAATCTGCGACGCTTACGACGCGATGACGTCCACGCGCGCTTATCGCCCGGCCCTGACGCACGAGACGGCCATCACTGAGATCCGCACCTATCGAAAGATCCAGTTCGGTCCTCAGGAAGCGGACGCCTTTCTCTCCCTTCCATCGAGCCTGTTCGAAACCCTCGAGAGTGACGATGTGCGAGATTTCGATCTCCTTGCCGGCGCGCTTCACGCCTCCCACGCCGAACATGTAGAGGGAGGGCGCGGGAACAATCCTCAGTAG
- a CDS encoding fumarylacetoacetate hydrolase family protein, with the protein MAIPLDPPPTKIVCVGKNYADHAKELGGTVPSEPLIFLKPVSALLADGDTILVPPGVGRVDFEGEVAIQIGKRASGVHQSEALAFVSGVLPLNDVTARDLQNRDGQWTRAKGFDTFCPVGKVVPLDGLDLAALRVQTRVNGELKQDAPFADAVFSVPALVAHISRIMTLEPGDLIATGTPAGIGPIVPWDEVEVTVVGVGTVKNPVRAAPGEPWPYSVGGGAG; encoded by the coding sequence ATGGCGATTCCTCTCGATCCCCCCCCGACGAAGATCGTCTGCGTCGGGAAAAACTATGCCGATCACGCGAAGGAGCTCGGCGGAACGGTTCCGAGCGAGCCGCTCATCTTCCTCAAGCCGGTGTCCGCCCTCCTCGCGGACGGCGACACCATCCTGGTCCCCCCGGGCGTGGGACGGGTGGACTTCGAAGGAGAGGTGGCGATTCAGATCGGGAAACGCGCGTCGGGGGTCCACCAGAGCGAGGCCCTCGCATTCGTCTCCGGAGTCCTTCCTCTGAACGACGTCACCGCGCGAGACCTCCAAAATCGGGACGGCCAGTGGACGCGGGCGAAGGGGTTCGACACCTTCTGCCCGGTCGGCAAGGTTGTCCCCCTCGACGGACTCGATCTGGCGGCGCTCCGCGTCCAGACGCGCGTCAATGGGGAGCTCAAGCAGGACGCGCCCTTCGCGGACGCGGTCTTTTCCGTGCCGGCGCTCGTCGCCCACATCTCCCGGATCATGACGCTCGAGCCGGGAGACCTCATCGCGACGGGGACCCCGGCGGGGATTGGACCGATCGTCCCCTGGGACGAGGTCGAGGTGACCGTGGTTGGCGTAGGGACCGTGAAGAATCCCGTGCGTGCGGCTCCCGGCGAGCCGTGGCCCTACTCGGTCGGAGGGGGCGCCGGCTGA
- a CDS encoding helicase C-terminal domain-containing protein, protein MCFVARVTSQRTIVEPRAVARGNHQAVLAAARDTEPGEIVLHNHPSGVLEPSEADLVLAARVYEEGLGTGIVDNAARALYVVVEPPAPRHRARLDPDDVERILSPDGPLAARFPGYEDRPAQREMLREVVARYNEGGIAVVEAGTGTGKSLAYLLPAALWALRNGERTVISTNTINLQEQLVGKDLPLVRDLLGEDLRWALVKGRGNYVSIRRLLLAAQAAPTLFEEDRGSELEALVAWSRTTEDGSLSDLSVQLSEEVWEEVRSDGDICMGARCPHFQACFYQKSRRVASAAELLVANHALLLADVSLRRASDNWAQPAVLPAYRHVVLDEGHNVEDAATSHLGAEVTRSGLFRALDRLDRNGKGVLLAVEEGLTTAPPDGEAGRILERVEGRLRPAVTRAREALAAFFDALEPHVPDAEEEPLRLGRGDPRDPSESAAVIELLDRLTANFSRLRRELEGVRVGIEEDETLADRFEGRLLDLHAVERRIESGERGLTLVLDPREGATLFVRWIEGRGRPGAPFRNVLLAAAPVEPGELLRTSLFEQVETAIVTSATLAVGGSDFRFVRGRLGLESPVESAERAAAARRGPELAFGDVAVLPSGMDEEVPLHVTETLLTSPFDYAAQTVFCVPTDLPAHDSGLPFQEATARVVLDLAAITGGGIFVLFTSHRALRTVARLAREAGIESRFPLFVHGEAPRFRLLRDFVRSERGVLLGTSSFWEGVDVPGEPLRGLVLQKIPFRVPTEPITQARMEAIEGRGGSSFHSYLLPLAALRLKQGFGRLIRSREDRGGVVLLDSRILTRSYGRVLRRALPASPLAKGPWEELRRGLSRFYGE, encoded by the coding sequence GTGTGCTTCGTCGCCCGCGTCACTTCCCAGAGGACCATCGTCGAGCCCCGCGCGGTGGCCCGTGGAAACCATCAGGCCGTCCTCGCGGCGGCCCGTGACACCGAGCCCGGTGAAATCGTTCTCCACAACCACCCGTCGGGCGTTCTCGAGCCTTCCGAGGCCGATCTGGTCCTCGCCGCACGGGTCTATGAGGAGGGGCTCGGGACCGGGATCGTGGACAACGCCGCGCGTGCCCTGTACGTCGTGGTGGAGCCGCCGGCCCCCCGCCATCGGGCCCGCCTCGATCCAGACGACGTAGAGCGCATCCTTTCGCCCGATGGCCCCCTGGCGGCGCGTTTTCCGGGTTATGAAGACCGGCCGGCACAGCGGGAGATGCTCAGGGAAGTCGTGGCGCGTTACAACGAGGGGGGGATCGCCGTCGTCGAGGCGGGAACCGGGACGGGGAAATCCCTCGCCTACCTCCTTCCGGCCGCGCTCTGGGCGCTCCGCAACGGGGAGCGGACCGTGATCTCGACGAATACGATCAACCTTCAGGAGCAGCTCGTCGGGAAGGATCTCCCCCTGGTCCGCGACCTTCTCGGCGAGGATCTCCGGTGGGCGCTCGTGAAGGGAAGGGGCAACTATGTCTCGATCCGGCGCCTCCTCCTCGCCGCACAAGCAGCTCCCACCCTGTTCGAGGAGGACCGCGGCTCCGAGCTGGAGGCGCTCGTGGCCTGGAGCCGGACGACGGAGGACGGCTCTCTCTCCGATCTCTCCGTCCAGCTTTCCGAGGAAGTCTGGGAAGAGGTCCGGTCGGACGGCGACATCTGCATGGGCGCGCGATGTCCGCACTTCCAGGCCTGTTTCTACCAGAAATCGCGCCGGGTCGCGAGCGCGGCGGAGCTCCTCGTGGCGAATCACGCGCTCCTCCTCGCCGACGTGTCGCTCCGCCGGGCCTCCGACAACTGGGCTCAACCGGCCGTCCTCCCCGCATACCGCCACGTGGTGCTCGACGAGGGGCACAACGTCGAGGATGCCGCGACGTCCCATCTCGGGGCCGAGGTGACACGTTCGGGGCTTTTCCGCGCGCTCGATCGCCTCGATCGCAATGGGAAAGGGGTCCTCCTCGCGGTCGAGGAGGGGCTCACGACCGCGCCGCCGGATGGGGAGGCGGGCCGGATCCTGGAGCGGGTGGAGGGCCGGCTCCGTCCGGCGGTGACTCGCGCCCGCGAAGCGCTCGCGGCCTTTTTCGACGCCCTCGAGCCACACGTCCCCGACGCCGAGGAGGAGCCCCTCCGCCTCGGACGCGGCGATCCTCGCGATCCTTCGGAGAGCGCGGCCGTCATCGAGCTTCTGGACCGATTGACCGCGAATTTCTCGAGGCTTCGCCGTGAGCTCGAGGGGGTGCGGGTCGGGATCGAGGAGGACGAGACGCTCGCGGATCGATTCGAAGGGCGTCTCCTCGACCTCCACGCCGTCGAGCGGCGCATCGAGTCCGGCGAGCGGGGGCTCACCCTCGTCCTCGATCCGAGAGAGGGGGCGACCCTATTCGTGCGTTGGATCGAGGGGCGCGGCCGTCCCGGGGCCCCCTTCCGCAACGTCCTCCTCGCGGCGGCTCCGGTGGAGCCGGGGGAGCTCCTCCGGACCTCGCTCTTCGAGCAGGTGGAGACCGCGATCGTGACCTCGGCCACCCTCGCCGTCGGCGGGTCGGACTTTCGCTTCGTTCGGGGCCGTCTCGGCCTCGAATCCCCCGTGGAGTCGGCCGAGCGAGCGGCGGCGGCGCGGCGCGGGCCCGAGTTGGCCTTCGGTGACGTCGCAGTGCTCCCATCCGGGATGGACGAAGAGGTGCCGCTCCATGTGACGGAGACTCTTCTCACCTCCCCCTTCGACTATGCCGCGCAAACCGTTTTTTGCGTCCCCACGGACCTTCCGGCGCACGACTCGGGCCTTCCCTTTCAGGAAGCGACGGCGCGTGTCGTCCTGGACCTCGCGGCGATCACCGGAGGGGGGATTTTTGTCCTCTTCACCTCACACCGCGCGCTCCGCACCGTCGCCCGCCTGGCTCGCGAGGCGGGGATCGAGAGCCGCTTTCCGCTCTTCGTTCACGGGGAGGCGCCGCGGTTTCGCCTCCTCCGCGACTTCGTCCGGTCCGAGCGGGGTGTCCTCCTGGGCACTTCGTCCTTCTGGGAAGGGGTGGACGTCCCGGGGGAGCCCCTCCGCGGACTCGTCCTCCAGAAAATCCCCTTCCGGGTTCCCACCGAACCGATCACACAAGCGCGCATGGAGGCGATTGAAGGACGTGGCGGGAGCTCCTTCCACTCCTACCTCCTCCCTCTGGCGGCGCTCCGGCTGAAGCAGGGCTTCGGGCGGCTCATTCGGTCTCGCGAGGACCGCGGCGGTGTGGTCCTCCTCGATTCCAGGATCCTCACGCGCAGCTACGGCCGGGTTCTGCGCCGCGCCCTTCCCGCCTCGCCCCTTGCGAAGGGTCCCTGGGAGGAGCTCCGCCGAGGACTCTCTCGCTTCTACGGCGAATAG
- a CDS encoding asparagine synthetase B encodes MTVFSRICAFLLLAWASFVSPLGAQHLLVPMDAAQSNHLKAYGLTYWLLSQGESAEWLLNYRAGSFLLPDLAQVRREAALRGVHFEAVNGEELERIRGIIQAGNMESVPLETAPKIAVYTPPNATPWDDAVTMALTYADIPYETIWDPEVLTGGLEEYEWLHLHHEDFTGQYSKFYLSYQDAAWLQEEVARNREVADRFRFSDVPALKRAVAEEIRAYVEGGGFLFAMCSATETLDLSLASHATDITASYANGRPPDANANERMDWQSALAFTAARVELSPSVNSFSDIDYHQVNTNRRERLGYFTLFEFSAKIDPVPTMLVQNHEALIPDFYGLTTSFRRSRLKPSITVLAEEGSWAKYIHGSYGAGTFTFYGGHDPEDPEHQIGDPPTNLDLHPGSPGYRLILNNVLFPAARPRPLRT; translated from the coding sequence ATGACCGTTTTTTCCCGGATCTGCGCGTTCCTGCTCCTGGCGTGGGCCTCGTTCGTTTCCCCGCTGGGGGCGCAGCACCTCCTCGTCCCGATGGACGCCGCGCAGTCGAACCACCTGAAGGCGTATGGGCTGACCTACTGGCTTCTCAGCCAGGGGGAGTCCGCGGAGTGGCTCCTCAATTACCGGGCCGGCTCCTTCCTCCTTCCGGACCTGGCTCAGGTGCGCCGCGAAGCCGCACTCCGAGGGGTTCACTTCGAGGCGGTGAACGGAGAGGAGCTCGAGCGGATTCGCGGCATCATCCAGGCGGGGAACATGGAGTCGGTTCCCCTCGAGACGGCACCGAAGATCGCCGTTTACACGCCCCCGAACGCGACGCCGTGGGACGATGCGGTCACGATGGCGCTCACCTACGCGGACATCCCCTACGAGACGATCTGGGATCCGGAGGTCCTCACGGGGGGACTCGAGGAGTACGAGTGGCTTCACCTGCATCACGAAGACTTCACGGGCCAGTATTCGAAGTTCTACCTGAGTTACCAGGACGCCGCCTGGCTTCAGGAGGAAGTCGCCCGGAACCGCGAGGTGGCGGACCGCTTCCGATTTTCGGACGTTCCCGCCCTCAAGAGAGCGGTCGCCGAGGAGATCCGGGCGTACGTCGAGGGAGGAGGCTTCTTGTTCGCGATGTGCTCCGCGACGGAGACCCTCGACCTTTCGCTCGCGAGCCACGCGACCGACATCACGGCGAGTTACGCGAACGGGAGGCCGCCGGATGCGAACGCGAACGAGCGGATGGACTGGCAGTCCGCGCTCGCGTTCACGGCCGCGCGCGTGGAGCTTTCACCCTCGGTCAACTCCTTTTCGGACATTGACTACCACCAGGTGAACACGAACCGGAGAGAGCGCCTCGGGTATTTCACTCTCTTCGAGTTCTCAGCGAAGATCGACCCCGTGCCGACGATGCTGGTTCAGAATCATGAGGCACTGATCCCCGACTTCTACGGGCTCACGACTTCCTTCCGGCGCTCCCGCCTCAAGCCTTCGATCACGGTGCTCGCGGAGGAGGGAAGCTGGGCGAAGTACATCCACGGTTCTTATGGCGCGGGAACCTTCACCTTTTACGGCGGTCACGATCCAGAGGACCCCGAACACCAGATCGGGGACCCGCCGACGAATCTCGACCTGCACCCCGGTTCGCCGGGGTATCGTCTGATCCTGAACAACGTCCTCTTTCCCGCGGCGCGGCCTCGCCCCCTCCGGACCTGA
- a CDS encoding DUF4159 domain-containing protein: protein MSLFSLVLALLFGGAGGLDRRAASAAAPATARVIAPAAVPHLAPLGVARLQYGGGGDWYANPSALPNLLEAVRLRTGLPVADREVVITPLDPGLRDHPFLFLTGHGEVAFAADERQALRSYLESGGFLLADDTYGLDESFRREMALLFPDRPLTELPPDHPVFHLFYELPGGLPKIHEHTGAPPQAFGIFHEGRLVVFYSFESDLGDGWEDPQVHDNPPELREAALRMGVNLFLYAVSRAAP from the coding sequence TTGAGCTTGTTTTCCCTGGTGTTGGCGCTCCTTTTTGGAGGGGCGGGAGGACTGGATCGGCGGGCCGCGTCCGCGGCCGCGCCGGCCACCGCGCGGGTCATCGCGCCCGCGGCGGTGCCGCACCTTGCTCCCCTCGGTGTGGCCCGGCTCCAATACGGCGGCGGTGGCGATTGGTACGCGAATCCGTCCGCGCTTCCCAACCTCCTCGAAGCGGTCCGCCTGCGGACGGGGCTCCCCGTCGCCGATCGGGAGGTCGTGATCACCCCCCTGGATCCAGGACTTCGGGATCACCCCTTCCTCTTCCTGACTGGACACGGCGAGGTCGCCTTCGCGGCGGATGAGCGCCAAGCGCTCCGGAGCTACCTCGAGTCGGGCGGATTCCTCCTGGCCGACGACACGTACGGGCTGGACGAATCGTTTCGGCGGGAAATGGCGCTCCTCTTTCCCGACCGTCCCCTCACCGAGCTTCCGCCGGACCATCCCGTCTTCCACCTCTTCTACGAGCTCCCTGGCGGGCTTCCGAAGATTCACGAGCACACGGGAGCTCCCCCGCAGGCATTCGGCATCTTCCACGAGGGACGCCTCGTCGTCTTTTACTCCTTCGAATCGGATCTCGGGGACGGATGGGAGGATCCGCAGGTGCACGACAACCCTCCGGAGCTCCGTGAGGCCGCCCTCAGGATGGGCGTGAACCTGTTTCTCTACGCCGTGAGCAGGGCGGCTCCATGA
- the rsmI gene encoding 16S rRNA (cytidine(1402)-2'-O)-methyltransferase gives MGTLYLVTTPIGNLEDLSPRAARILGEVETVLAEDTRRTGILLRHLGLSTPLLSLHAHNEEGRGDEVLHRLRSGAALALVSDAGTPLVSDPGERLVRRALDEGQEVVPIPGPSAILHALVGSGLPPVPFTFLGFLPRKGKERDEALDRVALSRETVVFFESPERTARTLADLEGRCGAGRRAAVARELTKLHEEFRRGTLEELAGSYATSEDPKGEVTLVVAPAEGDGVSQRVDEEAGRVLAEALLRSGSSPSRAAHDLSRRLGISRNRAYALVQELVGEGVSTGAPVAPHSGLEAESDSD, from the coding sequence ATGGGCACCCTGTACCTCGTCACCACCCCGATCGGGAATCTGGAGGACCTCTCCCCGCGCGCCGCGCGGATACTTGGAGAGGTCGAAACCGTGCTCGCCGAGGACACTCGCCGAACCGGAATCCTCCTTCGCCACCTTGGACTTTCGACGCCCCTACTCTCCCTTCACGCGCACAACGAAGAAGGGAGGGGGGACGAAGTGCTTCACCGCCTCCGGTCCGGGGCCGCCCTCGCCCTCGTTTCGGACGCCGGAACACCACTGGTTTCCGACCCGGGTGAGCGCCTCGTTCGGCGAGCCCTCGATGAGGGTCAGGAAGTGGTGCCGATCCCGGGTCCCTCGGCGATCCTCCACGCCCTGGTCGGCTCCGGGCTTCCCCCCGTCCCCTTCACCTTTCTCGGATTCCTTCCGCGTAAGGGGAAGGAGCGAGACGAGGCGCTGGACCGGGTCGCGCTGTCCCGAGAGACGGTCGTCTTCTTCGAATCCCCCGAGCGCACCGCGAGGACGTTGGCCGACCTCGAGGGTCGCTGCGGAGCGGGCCGGCGGGCCGCCGTGGCCCGGGAGCTCACCAAGCTCCACGAGGAATTCCGGCGCGGAACCCTCGAAGAGCTCGCCGGCTCCTACGCCACGAGTGAGGACCCGAAGGGCGAAGTGACCCTGGTCGTGGCCCCGGCCGAGGGGGACGGGGTATCCCAACGGGTGGACGAGGAGGCCGGACGCGTCCTGGCCGAGGCGCTCCTTCGGAGCGGGAGTTCTCCGAGCCGGGCGGCGCACGACCTTTCACGGAGGCTCGGAATCTCGCGGAACCGGGCGTATGCTTTGGTGCAGGAGTTGGTAGGAGAGGGCGTTTCAACCGGGGCACCTGTCGCCCCACACTCAGGGCTCGAAGCCGAGAGCGATTCAGATTGA
- the trxA gene encoding thioredoxin has translation MTQGTSTVTVTDDTFGTAVEGAEGLVLVDFWAAWCGPCRIVGPIVDELALEYADKGVVVGKLDVDQNPGTAVRFGVRSIPSILFFKSGKHVDTVVGAVPKPYLARKIQEHL, from the coding sequence ATGACGCAGGGAACGAGCACGGTAACGGTGACCGACGACACTTTCGGCACGGCGGTAGAGGGCGCTGAAGGGCTGGTCCTAGTGGACTTCTGGGCCGCCTGGTGCGGTCCCTGCCGGATCGTCGGCCCCATCGTGGATGAGCTCGCGCTGGAATACGCGGATAAGGGCGTCGTGGTCGGAAAACTAGACGTGGACCAGAATCCGGGAACGGCCGTCCGGTTCGGTGTGCGCTCCATCCCCTCCATCCTCTTCTTCAAGAGCGGGAAACACGTGGACACCGTGGTCGGCGCGGTGCCGAAGCCCTATCTGGCGCGAAAGATCCAAGAGCACCTTTAG